A region from the Salvia splendens isolate huo1 chromosome 15, SspV2, whole genome shotgun sequence genome encodes:
- the LOC121767342 gene encoding uncharacterized protein LOC121767342, protein MPMDLSFHFLRDRAIACEWRRGRWSLSQSPTGAFDRRCHPLRSLRRILVRHQHSSLSLGSPTHRSSPLLTAPLPESGRGRRHRCRLLRRFVQLSELAPNSSETTPHSPETNPNHPKGSGQPPINSDSAPNNFEQPRRVPTYNRFKFVVVHVEVPDFRRTQDV, encoded by the exons ATGCCTATGGATCTATCTTTCCATTTTCTCCGCGACAGGGCCATTGCCTGCGAATGGCGCCGCGGCAGGTGGTCGCTGTCCCAATCTCCAACCGGTGCGTTCGACCGCCGGTGCCACCCGCTGCGCTCCCTCCGGCGAATTCTTGTCCGCCACCAGCATTCGTCCTTGTCACTTGGCTCTCCCACACACCGCTCTTCCCCGTTGCTCACAGCACCACTGCCGGAGTCCGGCAGAGGCCGTCGCCATCGCTGTCGGCTTCTCCGCCGGTTCGTGCAGTTGTCCGAACTCGCCCCGAACAGCTCCGAAACGACACCGCACAGCCCTGAAACCAACCCGAACCACCCGAAAGGTTCTGGACAGCCCCCGATTAACTCCGATTCTGCCCCGAACAACTTCGAACAGCCCCGAAGAGTTCCGAC gtataatcggttcaagttcgtggTTGTCCACGTTGAAGTACCCGATTTTCGTAGAACACAGGatgtataa
- the LOC121767752 gene encoding germin-like protein subfamily 1 member 11, translating into MNSSGVQVLLFFAILTIASLSVEAYDPAPLQDFCIAVNDTEAAVFVNGKICKDPKSVTADDFYYAGGLNESRQVTNPLGSKITLVYDEILSGLNTQGVAIARLDFDLEGLNPPHLHPRGAEIFLVLEGTLYAGLINSNPADPNGKNPFFAKILNAGDIFVFPRGMIHFQYNIGKTKAVAIAAFNSQNPGVMTIAKSIFGSEPSVPPHILAKAFQLDDDDKLVEHLQSLTWTGNVN; encoded by the exons ATGAATTCATCGGGAGTTCAGGTTTTGTTATTTTTTGCCATTCTTACTATTGCTTCATTGTCTGTGGAAGCATACGACCCTGCCCCATTGCAAGATTTCTGCATTGCAGTAAATGATACAGAAGCTGCAG TATTTGTGAATGGAAAGATATGCAAGGACCCGAAAAGCGTGACAGCAGACGACTTCTACTACGCGGGAGGGCTGAACGAGTCGCGACAAGTGACAAATCCACTCGGGTCGAAAATTACGTTGGTTTACGATGAGATTCTATCAGGTCTCAACACACAGGGAGTGGCCATTGCCCGTCTTGACTTTGATCTCGAAGGCCTCAATCCGCCCCACCTACATCCACGTGGAGCTGAAATATTCCTTGTGTTGGAAGGCACTCTTTACGCGGGACTCATCAACTCAAACCCGGCTGATCCCAACGGAAAGAACCCATTCTTCGCCAAGATCTTGAATGCGGGAGACATCTTCGTGTTCCCTCGGGGTATGATTCATTTCCAGTATAACATTGGGAAAACCAAAGCagttgcgattgctgctttcaATAGCCAAAATCCAGGAGTCATGACTATTGCTAAATCCATCTTCGGATCTGAGCCGTCCGTTCCTCCTCATATTCTTGCTAAAGCATTCCaacttgatgatgatgataaacTTGTTGAGCATCTACAATCACTTACTTGGACTGGAAACGTCAATTAG